The stretch of DNA AAGACGTGCAAAAGGCAACCACTCGTGGAAGACATGCAGGTCTGTAACAAAGTCTCGAAGTCTTAGACGTATTTATttgttctttcctttttttattttcatttttcttttctttctaatTCTTTgtgtctatttatttatttattccttgtttattattttcttgttatttatttttctagcGACGACTAGACTAGTTGATTATTTTGTATTTTCTTGTCTTTTAtcttttgtatttttcttttttcttttttcttttctattctttttctatttttataatcCTTTAATGTATATATCTATGTTTATTTCTGTTTgcctttatttattttaaatcttaTGTGGATATTTATTAATTTGATGGAAACTTCTTTTATCATATTCTAAActaatttgtttgaatttgtAATTGATTAGTCAGTGTGGgaaataatttatttactttatataCTAACACGTTCAGGTGAGCGATGTATAATCGTGcccaaaaaaaatagaagaaagaATGGAATTCATGGTGTATAcgctttgtagattaaattacTTGCTCATAAAATTTTCTTTTACTAGATAGCTGCATTTGTTCTTCACATAAAATTATTCTTTTATGTGTAACTATTTTTTTCACAATGCTAAATTATTTATTCGCTTTGTCTATTAAATTGTTCCGTGACGTTGATTCATTTGTTCATGATAtgcattttttattatttattctaTACAATTAAATGTTCGTGATGTTCAATAGTTTGTTCGtaatacattattatttgttcgttatgttttattttttgttcatagaaaataattatttattcgtgttgttaaaatatttgttcccagtAGCCGAAATTAATTATTAGTActaaaaagttatttttaaaaaaaatatcgtgcaaacataggcaagtgtggtcttgttttgaagatcttatcaTAAAAAAGATAATAGTGCAATCGGAATTCAATTTTAATGCACTGTTTAGgattgatatattttttttagtaTGAAGTGCCTTTGTATATAGATGATGTCTTCAATGTTGTCTtcatctgcatgcatgcatgtggcaAAGGCGCTGCACAAAAAAACAATCAAAGCAAACCGTGGGCCTAAAATTCATTGGGTCCAATAGTACGTGCGCTCTCTCAAATTGGGAggaatgaaaaaaaatgttcCACTCAAATTGTTACATTGGAATAAAAAAAGTTCCATTAGAAAAAAACTAAAATTTATTTAGTTGGATACAATCTTACCATTggaatttaaaaaaatgtttCACTAGAACAAATTATTCCATTGGAACCAATGAAAAAAATGTTCCATCACAACTTTCGggatgaaagaaaaaagaaaaaaaagaaaaaagaattagCAAAGCTGGGCCTCAATCACCAGTGGGCTgagcaaaaaaacaaaaactgaGTGGGCCGCGCGCGGGGCGCTTCTGCGACCGCTCAGCACGCACCCGCGCGCGACCTGGAGTATTCGCGAAGTTATTAGGCCTTTGTGTGATGGTTCTGGAGTGGATGTAATTGTTGTGGCAATATAAAAAATTTGTTcggaaaaaaatatattttaaaacaaaaaataattattaaatCTTTGTATGATAGTTTGATTGTGAGTCATCCGAATGACTGTTAATATTGCCCCCAACCCAGCAGCTACAACGGTCGACGGAACTCGACTCTCACGTCTGTATCACGCGGCCTTTGGGCCCACTGCACATGAGCCCAATTAGCAACTGGCCCACCACAAGACCTCGGCCCTCGGGCCTACTAGCCACCCAGCCGcccgccttcttcttcctccctccccccTTCCACACCGCCGCTTCCGAAGATCCCGGTTCGGCGCGCCCCGCACGTTCCGGGTGTGAACCGTCATGCGACGAGGCCAAACCGTCACGCGGCGAGGCCAAAGCACAAGCGCCTTTTGCCCGCTCTCGTCCTGGCCGATCCGGACGAGCGGTTGCTTCTGCAATCGTGGACTCGCGGTTGCGCTAGGCAACAACAATCCAACATGGGTTCGGCCACCGATGTTGTTCTCTAGCTCCGCTCGCCGTCACCCGCGCCGGTGACGGTCCACTCCGACGCCCACGGCACGCGCCGCCATCATCTCCGTCCGGCAGCAGCATCATTGCGACGCACCGTCTTGCTAAAGATATCGTTTAGAAATCAATTATCTATCCGAAAAGCTTCAAGAAATCATTCCTCGCGCCTTTGCACAGGCTGCGGCGCAGATATCCGGAGGCGTTGCCGCAGAAACGGAAGAAGATCGCCGCCATGCACGGCGAAGATcgagattgtttttttttttgaccccGGGCATCAGTTTTGCTGCCGTTTCTACCTGGTCCGGAGGCTCATGGGCAGGGGAGTTAACAATTCGGACACGATGGGCAACCGCCCTTGACCACTACTGGACGCTGGGCCAGTAAACGCTTTCACGGTTCGCGAGCAGCATCTTTGGCTCCTGGCTGGAACGGTCATGTGGTGGTGATACCCAAGCCAAAAGCGGCGAGGCCATGTCCATGTGCAACCCCCCACCCccatcacctctctctctctctctctctctctcttccgtTCACCTCCTCCCCCGTTTCACACCTTCCTGCTTCCTCCTCCGTCCATCTCCTCCCGTCAGATCGATCGTTGCTGGTGCTGGCCTGCTGCTGAAGCACCGGTCCATCTGTTCCCTTTGTCCTGTTGCAATCATCTCACCGTGTTCCTGATTCTATAAAGCCACTGTTCCGATCTACCTGTCTCACTGCCATCGCCACTCTTACCTTCACTCGCTCACTCACAATGTGGCGCCATGGCGAGAGATGCGTGATCTTTGCTGTGGCCACCGCGGccctgctggcggcggcggcggcgaccgccgccGGACGAGACGACCGGCAGACGTACATCGTCCACATGTCCCACTCGGGCATGCCGAATGATTTCGTGGAGCATGGGGAGTGGTACGCCGCGTCGCTGCAGGCGGTGTCGGAGGCGGCCACCGTGCTCTACACCTACGACACGCTCGTCCACGGCTACTCGGCGCGGCTGACGCgcgccgaggcggaggcgctGGAGTCGCAGCCCGGCGTCCTCATCGTCAACCCGGAGGTGCGGTACGAGCTGCACACCACCCGGACACCCGAGTTCCTGGGGCTCGACGGCACGGACGCGCTGTTCCCGCAGTCGGGCGCCGGGAGCGACGTCATCATCGGGGTGCTCGACACCGGCGTGTGGCCGGAGAGGCCGAGCTACGACGACACGGGGTTCGGTCCCGTGCCGGCGGGCTGGAAGGGCGAGTGCGAGAAGGGGAACGACTTCAGCGCCTCCGCGTGCAACAAGAAGCTCATCGGCGCGAGGTTCTTCCTGACGGGCTACGAGGCCGCCAAGGGCCCCGTGGACACGTCCAAGGAGTCGCGGTCGCCGAGGGACAACGACGGCCACGGGACGCACACCTCgagcacggcggccggcgccgccgtccagggcgCGGACCTGCTCGGGTACGCGGCCGGGACGGCCAAGGGCATGgcgccccgcgcgcgcgtggcCACGTACAAGGTCTGCTGGGTGGGCGGCTGCTTCAGCTCCGACATCCTCAAGGCCATGGAGGTCGCGGTGACCGACGGCGTCGAcgtgctctccctctccctcggcggcggcaccgcgGACTACTACCGCGACAGCATCGCCGTGGGCGCTTTCAGCGCCATGGAGAAGGGGATCTTCGTGTCCTGCTCCGCCGGCAATGCCGGTCCGGGGGCGGCGACGCTGtcgaacggcgcgccgtggATCACCACCGTGGGCGCGGGGACCATCGACCGCGACTTCCCCGCCTATGTTGCCCTCGGCAACGGCAAGAACTACACCGGCGTGTCTCTGTACAGCGGCAAGCCATTGCCCACCACGCCTGTGCCGCTGATCTACGCCGGGAACGCGTCCAACAGCAGCATGGGCCAGCTCTGCATGTCCGGCAGCCTCGTACCGGAGAAGGTCGCCGGCAAGATCGTCCTCTGCGACCGCGGCACCAATGCCAGGGTCCAGAAGGGCTTCATCGTCAAagacgccggcggcgctggcatGATTCTCGCCAACACCGCCGCGAACGGCGAGGAGCTCGTCGCTGACGCGCACATCCTCCCGGGCTCCGGCGTGGGGGAGAAGGCCGGCAACGCCATCCGGGACTACGCCATGTCCGATCCGAAGGCGACGGCTAGCATTGTGTTCGCTGGCACCAAGGTCGGCATCCAGCCGTCTCCCGTGGTCGCGGCCTTCTCGTCGCGGGGCCCGAACACCGTCACGCCCAGCGTCCTGAAGCCGGACATCATCGCCCCCGGCGTGAACATTCTCGCGGCCTGGTCGGGGTCCGTCGGACCCTCAGGGATCGCCGGCGACAGCCGCCGCGTCGGCTTCAACATCATCTCCGGCACGTCCATGTCGTGCCCGCACGTGAGCGGGCTCGCGGCGCTGCTCCGCGCAGCGCACCCGGAGTGGAGCCCGGCGGCCATCCGCTCGGCAATGATGACGACGGCGTACACCGAGTACCCCAACGGCAACGGCATCCTGGACGTGGCCACCGGGCGCCCCGCGACGCCGCTGGACGTGGGCGCCGGCCACGTGGACCCCGGCAAGGCCGTGGACCCAGGCCTGGTGTacgacatcgccgccgccgactacgTCGACTTCCTGTGCGCCCTCAACTACGGCCCGATGCAGATCGCGACGCTGACGAAGCGGTCGGCCGACGGGTGCACCGCCAACCGCACGTACGCGGAGAGCGCCCTCAACTACCCGTCCTTCGCCGTGACgttcccggccggcggcggcacggtgaAGCACACCCGCACGGTGACCAACGTGGGCCAGCCCGGCACGTACAGGGTgaccgccagcgccgccgcgggcggcaCCCCGGTGGCGGTGTCCGTGGAGCCGTCGACGCTGAGCTTCAGCAAGgccggcgagaagcagagctaCACGGTGAGCTTCACGGCGCCGGCGAAGCCGTCGGGCACCAACGGGTTCGGGCGGCTCGTCTGGTCCAGCGACCACCACGTGGTCGCCAGCCCGATCGCGGCGACATGGAACTAAACCGCGGCCGTGGCAGCTTagcgagagagaaaaaaaacgtCCTGGATCTCGAGATAAATCCGAGCGAGATGGCAACGAATCAAAGAGCGAGCGCCATTCTCGAACGCGAGAGGAGAGATGGTGGGTGTCGCCGAGGAGTGTTGTTGTATCAGTCGATTAGCGCGGCGATTTTCGCCGCTCCGGTGTGCAAGCTGCCGGTGTAGTAGTCTGCGACTGACAACCCGATTGTGGTTACTCCTGGGAGTGGATTGAAATCCACGATCCAATCAGCGATGTCCAACTAAAATCTTACTAATATAACGTTTGTATCCAGTCCAATCCTAAACAGATTAGCTACTATCCAATCCAGTCCAATCCACCGCCACCAAAATCCAAATCCATCCAACCGCTGTCCATCTTAAATATACATACTAAAAGAATCATGCTGAGGACAGCGGCAGCAGCCTTTCCTTCGTCCAAATCACGATAAGGTGCAGTAGGAGGACGCGGCGGGATCAGCGCAGGGATGCGGAGGCCAACAATGATAGGCGAGATCGTCAGCGACATGCACGGGATGGAGCAAGGTCGGAGGCGTGGTGGTGGATGCCGcaggcagcggcgccgagggcgaAGGCGCTCGTCCAGTGCAGACGAGCGCTGCGGGCGCCGGTCCAGTGCAGACGAGCGCTGCGGGTCGAAACGCAGAAccccggcgtcggcggcgaggcacAGGGACGCGCGGCCTCCTAcctccacccccaccccacccgtCGGCGGCAAGGTCGGAGATCGGAGTGCTGCGCTCGCGGTGGCGGGGGATTGGACAGGAGAGAGACGCACAAAAGTAGGGCTCCCTTCAATCCTACAGGATTTGGATTATCCTTCTTTTTTTAATCCAACAGAATCCGATCCTAATTTATCTAAAGCAAATGGATATCCATATCCAATCAGATTCAAATCCAACTAAGGGCCAAAATCCAATTGGATTTGAATTtaatccaatccattcccaggagTAATTGTGGTGAAGCAGCAACTAAGCTGAAATGTCGCGGTGTATTTAGCTGCTCTAAACGACTGAAACTGATGCTCCAAATCGACGCCTCTGCTGACCTGTCTGCGATTTGTCACCGTTTCTATATTCGACGGTGCTTCACGTTGCTCAACCCCACTGACACTCACCATATCCCCCTCCCAAGTTGCAGAAGCAGGGAATAGGATACTCCAGCTCGGCGACGGTGGTCGGTCTTAGGTGGGCTCCAGATCTTGATTCCCAGATTAGCAAACCACTCGGCCAGGAGTGAACCATACGCAAAAGAAGATCCCGTCCCAAATTGTCAAGGGCAGAGGACTAGTACTAGTACTACAATACTAACGTAATCACGGCGCATGCCTGCAACAAGGTCAACATCATCTAAAAGCGGCAAAAAATCTCCCGATCCGTTAGGGCCATTAAATTCCGCGCCGCGTAGGCGCGTCAGCGCCATTGATGGAGTGGAAACCCGCTGCCTCTTCCTCGGCGCATCACGCGGCTCACGCCGCGCCCGGACGAGGAGCGGGCGGCCCCGGCACGGGCGGGCGCACGGCATCGCCTGCTGTCCTGCTCCGTGCTAGTACTACTGCTCTACTAGTACGCCCGCCCACTGCGGACAGCCTCGCATCACTGCTCCCGTGTGGGGcgcgctgcgctgcgctgcgcaTGTGGCGGCGAGAGCGAGAGGGCCCCCGTCCCGCTCGTCGCGTCCGGCGTCCATGATCCATGGCCGCGCTGGCCGGACAGGTGCTCGCTTTCCACAACCGGCCACATGCCCGTGCCGCTGCGGCCTCGCCCCCGCTCACATGCGCGCCCCCGCGGTCACAGGTGGATGCACGGCGCTGATTGATAATGGGGATCACGGACTGAGACTGGGAGGGGCTCGCCGGCTCGGATATTTCCTCCGGCCCCTCGGTTCGCTGGCCAAGACGCCAACCAAACGCGTGAAACCCTGCGGGACCTGGATGCTGCCCGCCGATGTCCTGGTCCCCTTGCGCGttcgccgcgggcgccgccgtgaaAATGGCATGGGAaggttcttcaaaaaaaaaaaggcatggGAATGGGATCGGCGTGGTTCCGGTCGAGGACCGCCGACGCCGTACGCATGGTGTGGACGTGCTTAGCGTTTGACGGCCGCGCGGACCAAGTGTGATAATCATTGGAACCAAtctaagggtgtgtttggttcaaTGGTCCAAGTGGGTTGGACCCATTTTTGAAGGTGTTTGGTTTGAAGTGGGTTGGAGTGAGTTGGTCCCGAAAGGAGAATATGCTCTCTAGATACAGGTTGGAGTGGTCCGCCCAAAACGAGCAGACCACCCCGACCCAGATGGATGCCGTCTCCGCTCCGTCTCCGACCACCCAGACCAGCGCGAGCAGAGCGGGAGGAGCACCGGCGGGCGGCCGTGCACGGACGGGTGCgctcggcggcgctcgccgtcaCTGTCGTCGACCAGGCCGACCCTCCGCCGCGACGAGATCCGGGCCACCCTGCGCGTGGGGGCGCTCCACCCCCACCAAAATCAAATCGGCGGCAGGTGAGCGAGCAGCTGAGCGGCGTGGCGCAGGGGCGCGGCGTGGctgccggcgagcgcggcccCACTCGCGGAGgtgcccacggcggcggccccaCTCGCGGAGGTGCTGGCCGGCGACGCGGCCCGACGTAAGCGAGCTTCGGCTCGGGGAATGGCGGGCTCGGCGAGCTTGGGATTGGAGGAACCGAAGGCATGGA from Panicum virgatum strain AP13 chromosome 9K, P.virgatum_v5, whole genome shotgun sequence encodes:
- the LOC120649678 gene encoding subtilisin-like protease SBT1.7: MWRHGERCVIFAVATAALLAAAAATAAGRDDRQTYIVHMSHSGMPNDFVEHGEWYAASLQAVSEAATVLYTYDTLVHGYSARLTRAEAEALESQPGVLIVNPEVRYELHTTRTPEFLGLDGTDALFPQSGAGSDVIIGVLDTGVWPERPSYDDTGFGPVPAGWKGECEKGNDFSASACNKKLIGARFFLTGYEAAKGPVDTSKESRSPRDNDGHGTHTSSTAAGAAVQGADLLGYAAGTAKGMAPRARVATYKVCWVGGCFSSDILKAMEVAVTDGVDVLSLSLGGGTADYYRDSIAVGAFSAMEKGIFVSCSAGNAGPGAATLSNGAPWITTVGAGTIDRDFPAYVALGNGKNYTGVSLYSGKPLPTTPVPLIYAGNASNSSMGQLCMSGSLVPEKVAGKIVLCDRGTNARVQKGFIVKDAGGAGMILANTAANGEELVADAHILPGSGVGEKAGNAIRDYAMSDPKATASIVFAGTKVGIQPSPVVAAFSSRGPNTVTPSVLKPDIIAPGVNILAAWSGSVGPSGIAGDSRRVGFNIISGTSMSCPHVSGLAALLRAAHPEWSPAAIRSAMMTTAYTEYPNGNGILDVATGRPATPLDVGAGHVDPGKAVDPGLVYDIAAADYVDFLCALNYGPMQIATLTKRSADGCTANRTYAESALNYPSFAVTFPAGGGTVKHTRTVTNVGQPGTYRVTASAAAGGTPVAVSVEPSTLSFSKAGEKQSYTVSFTAPAKPSGTNGFGRLVWSSDHHVVASPIAATWN